One window from the genome of Plasmodium reichenowi strain SY57 chromosome 8, whole genome shotgun sequence encodes:
- a CDS encoding perforin-like protein 5, which translates to MKIKKSNIFFGYAFALFCTLCCFSKKDIFNPKLYTCDVEYKEREYFLKYLGMSYDIIKGNPWGDPIYGIDLGYRRNVLKIRKVNSDNNIKDDIVKFKVGEASKIKCIDNIKENVIDNLCDINKEYEKSYSVSSINDDIHPFNDSNYYKMLVKRINRGDSIIIEKKLCSKYFSSINDINKNDLDTFFLTTLNELGDNYQNIKDDTYKCSLQYYKMNNMNKYSENCLKTITPWISFFNMYGTHMISGVYYGGKIIHNLYFENNNLKKKDYKIRIYKRRLNPFGTINSNLYFGSSLSREKIIYIRERNLIMDGGVQINPYNINEINMENKKKNIYVNNVEKNLYDQNKKYRNYYNFYELKDNVIDVGKRNYYNSWKDTIEWEQAKPVKLNLVPLSEFINSEEGKSAYYMALEFYSNLSYSNYNPYLYVLNKSEKDIYIMDIKRNWEQYIDKNININVTPKCKNGDKILSGFILTNKKKSYEDNHIMHMCPSNTVCSSGINIESDKNFEFSWILCSKENRSEIHQILTKNTIQGNGKASCPSNMKIGFGFSLTFQKSINTNIKIEPCESNKRECKRTNLGSSSQTYFWINCLPTNKNILLQTLESKTYSEKKYLNDHFVFSLKCSEGKYIIAGFAIDYIPSGVNDYLVCPVGSNKCDLKIHVMDKNIGEVHIPIMYIVCSSIA; encoded by the coding sequence atgaaaataaaaaaaagtaacATCTTTTTTGGTTATGCTTTTGCATTATTTTGTACACTGTGCTGTTTTTCAAAgaaagatatatttaacCCTAAATTATACACCTGCGATGTTGAATATAAAGAAAGGGAatactttttaaaatacTTGGGGATGTCgtatgatattattaagGGTAATCCTTGGGGAGATCCAATTTATGGGATAGATTTAGGATACAGACGAAATGTTCTTAAGATAAGAAAAGTAAATTcggataataatataaaagatgatATTGTTAAATTTAAAGTTGGAGAAGCTtctaaaataaaatgtattgataatataaaagaaaatgtgATAGATAACTTATgtgatataaataaagagTACGAGAAAAGTTATTCAGTTTCTTCCATTAATGATGATATCCATCCTTTTAATGATTctaattattataaaatgttagtaaaaagaataaatagAGGTGATTCCATAATTATagagaaaaaattatgttcaaaatatttttcttctataaatgatataaataaaaatgatttgGATAcgttttttttaacaacACTGAATGAATTAGGAGATAATTATCAAAACATAAAAGatgatacatataaatgtagtttacaatattataagatgaataatatgaataaatatagcGAAAATTGTTTAAAAACTATAACTCCATGgatatctttttttaatatgtatgGAACACATATGATATCAGGAGTTTATTATGGAGGTAAGATAATACATAATTTATActttgaaaataataatttgaaaaaaaaagattatAAAATAAGGATTTATAAGAGAAGATTGAATCCTTTTGGTACTATTAATTCCAACTTATATTTTGGTTCTTCCTTATCAAGGGAAAagattatttatataaggGAAAGGAATTTGATCATGGATGGGGGGGTACAAATTAATCCCTACAATATTAATGAGataaatatggaaaataaaaaaaaaaatatatatgttaataatgttgaaaaaaatttgtatGATCAGAATAAAAAGTAtagaaattattataatttttatgaattaaaagataatGTAATTGATGTAGGGAAAcgtaattattataatagtTGGAAAGATACCATTGAATGGGAACAAGCCAAACCAGTGAAATTAAATTTAGTACCCTTATCtgaatttataaattcaGAAGAAGGAAAATCTGCTTATTACATGGCTCTTGAATTTTATTCCAATTTGAGTTATTCTAATTATAAtccttatttatatgtattaaataaaagtgagaaggatatatatataatggatataaaaagaaattgGGAACAATATATtgacaaaaatataaatatcaaTGTAACTCCTAAATGTAAAAACGgtgataaaatattaagtGGTTTTATTCttacaaataaaaagaaatcaTATGAAGATAATCATATTATGCACATGTGTCCATCAAATACGGTGTGTTCTAGTGGTATAAATATTGAATCAgataaaaattttgaatTTAGTTGGATTTTATGTAGTAAGGAAAATAGAAGTGAGATACATCAAATATTAACCAAAAATACGATTCAAGGAAATGGAAAGGCTTCATGTCCTTCTAATATGAAAATAGGTTTCGGATTTTCATTAACATTTCAGAAATCTATAAATAcgaatataaaaattgaaCCTTGTGAAAGTAATAAAAGAGAATGTAAAAGAACAAATTTGGGTAGTTCTTCTCAAACATATTTCTGGATTAATTGTTTACCTACgaacaaaaatatattattacaaacCTTGGAATCAAAAACATATAGtgagaaaaaatatttaaatgatcATTTTGTGTTTAGCTTAAAATGTTCTgaaggaaaatatataattgcAGGTTTCGCAATTGATTATATTCCTTCGGGGGTTAATGATTATTTAGTATGTCCCGTAGGAAGTAATAAATGTGATTTAAAGATTCATGTTATGGACAAAAATATAGGTGAAGTACATATACCTATTATGTATATTGTGTGTTCTTCTATTGcgtaa
- a CDS encoding hypothetical protein (conserved Plasmodium protein, unknown function) codes for MLIEIVPLYSSSFYSTLLIIKDFNVLKENEGISLKDNFNVQNEDQSSDKNASISSEENINVENYNCKELYKYDYVNNKRDFYNDRKDNNIYILMNCGWDDKFCLEDIKNVIRVCEVIDLIIITNHSLNYIGSLPVVFMELLKRKKKVPIICHEYIKSYSKYILLSYLKCNYNCEYFKNFKENEYIELINNLYENIIILEYMEHYVFKKVICKKTNIEYILPLYLINNGDNIGSSAVILKLFNNKILYSINCNLEDYSFIEKSHVIKESNIFTYISNFHYSNKNSTKMMDMKNILNTINKTIKKMGCVLLPVDIDSIFIDLLFHINALLEVSPQRYMLLFLCPYGENFIRLLFTSLTYMNVHIKNNFHKNRINLFKIKNLICLKNYNDFKKYEDAYYIMFSFPSTLNNESVKRILSTFLKKEENVILFTKEQTGQENMSSNLWKHVSCNEQNREKEKTSHFNFSYVENIKYDDKMLYDIYLKEKGNIQNEILQKKGEEKIKKKIKRSVKKNRPINFIFESHEEMLYLKKENNFVDKKKGIKCKRDFWEDNNDKVVKSEKNDDDKDVDKDDDKDDDKDVDKDDNNNDDNNDDNNNDDKDDNYNDDDEIYDESSNSSNSNDYEDEGYFLKGNKKKNYLYRINTFNEGDTSDDGDNQVNDINKLSDHNESEDDDFNHLIKKSKDDKRKKKKKRKQKIYRDFPYQNVNNHNDDANSSESIIDDEEEYYKKEVVEDVKDGSLKNQNKKKVRIKMEPMNDDNDNNYIEEEEYKIAGVHEKKLKSNIKKELYFYDNMEQNYNQNEDGYNDDGYNDDGYNDDGYNDDGYNDDDYNDDDDNDDDNDNDDDNDDDNDNEEEEKHEYVKKISADKNKKRNNNRGKTNYHYDNYYNMKENLDESENMPGYYNINKGKHILNKGSTLNNTFDTDYKHQNNRHMINKKMAWKQKLFVYLKKIPTQEKQQHVSIPIECLIELYNLENYINQNTLKTIIQFMKPKHFVLLPTYNSYYSFHLEMLLHSSISTYDYTKIYSFYIPNFYYTDNHNEVFFKRYFSLNNKSIDSVHIPLNMNYENIYIRSIYNLISSKNCQDDKFQIYKIKATISDVSVKNKKDVYENYRRRKRFINEHSTFWSEYNDVNYILTLGDDKKYEEEKDDKEENIPNEEKEKEKEKSNERRFLNFYIDDDKENEEDEFDEDSIDFSDSCLSSDRQECILSKDMNEENNNKIEGNLYIGDVNMQNLCTHIHSVFNRSLNFVDENQIIINGNTCVKKELQTKVQNQNQENYEDKENFKKQDHNSNSNFIWRIESSLDPTFYFVRNILKDMYNNVSI; via the exons ATGCTTATAGAAATTGTACCATTATACAGTAGTAGCTTTTATAGTACTctgttaataataaaagattTTAATGTActaaaagaaaatgaaggAATATCTTTAAAGGATAATTTTAATGTACAGAATGAAGATCAATCATCAGATAAAAATGCTTCAATATCAAGTGAAGAGAATATAAATgtagaaaattataattgtaaagagttatataaatatgattatgtaaataataagagagatttttataatgacagaaaggataataatatttacattttgaTGAACTGTGGATGGGATGATAAATTTTGTCTTGAAgacataaaaaatgttataag GGTATGTGAAGTTATAGatttgataataataacgaATCATAGTTTAAACTACATTGGTAGCTTACCAGTAGTATTTATGGAATTActaaaaagaaaaaaaaaggtacCTATTATTTGtcatgaatatattaaatcatatagtaaatatattttattaagtTATTTGAAATGTAATTACAATTgtgaatattttaaaaatttcaaggaaaatgaatatatagaattaattaataatttatatgaaaatattataatctTAGAATATATGGAACattatgtttttaaaaaagtaatatGTAAGAAAACAAATATTGAATATATCTTACCATTATATTTGATAAATAATGGAGATAATATAGGTTCTTCAGCAgttattttaaaattatttaacaacaaaatattatattccaTAAATTGCAATTTAGAAgattattcttttatagaaaaatcacatgttataaaagaatccaatatttttacatatattagTAACTTTCattattcaaataaaaattctACGAAGATGATggatatgaaaaatattttgaatactataaataaaactataaaaaaaatgggATGTGTGCTCTTACCTGTTGATATAGata GCATATTTATTGATCTATTGTTTCATATTAATGCCTTATTAGAAGTATCTCCACAAAGATATATGctcttatttttatgtcCATATGG AGAAAATTTCATAAGACTTCTGTTTACCTCCCTAACCTACATGAACGTgcatataaaaaacaacTTCCATAAAAATCgaattaatttatttaaaattaaaaatttaatatgtttGAAGAATTACAAcgattttaaaaaatatgaagatGCATATTACATCATGTTTTCCTTTCCATCGACTTTGAACAATGAATCCGTGAAAAGGATTCTATCCACATTTTTGaagaaagaagaaaatgttattttatttaccAAAGAACAAACAGGACAAGAAAATATGTCAAGCAATTTATGGAAACATGTTAGTTGCAATGAGCAAAATAGAGAAAAAGAGAAAACTAGCCATTTCAATTTTTCATATGtggaaaatataaaatatgatgataaaatgttgtatgatatttatttgaaaGAGAAGGGAAATATTCAGAATGAAATTTTACAAAAGAAAGGAGAAGaaaagataaagaaaaaaattaaaaggagtgttaaaaaaaatagaccgattaattttatttttgagTCTCATGAAGAAATGCTTTACTTGAAAAAGGAAAACAATTTTgttgataaaaaaaaaggaataaaatgtaaaagGGATTTTTGGGAGGACAATAATGATAAGGTTGTAAAAAGTGAAAAgaatgatgatgataagGATGTTGATAAGGATGATGATAAGGATGATGATAAAGATGTTGATAaggatgataataataatgatgataataatgatgataataataatgatgataaggatgataattataatgatgatgatgaaatTTACGACGAATCTTCTAATAGTAGTAATTCCAACGATTATGAAGATGAAggttattttttaaaaggaaataagaaaaaaaattatctaTACAGAATAAACACGTTTAATGAAGGAGATACAAGTGATGATGGTGATAACCAAGTTAATgatataaacaaattatCCGATCATAATGAAAGTGAAGATGATGATTTCAATCAtctaataaaaaaaagtaaagacgacaagagaaaaaaaaaaaaaaaaaggaagcAAAAAATATACAGAGACTTTCCTTACCAAAATGTTAATAACCATAATGATGATGCAAATTCTTCCGAGTCAATTATtgatgatgaagaagagtattataaaaaagaagtTGTAGAAGATGTAAAGGATGGCTCTTtgaaaaatcaaaataaaaaaaaggtgagaataaaaatggaaCCCATgaatgatgataatgacaataattatattgAGGAGGAAGAGTATAAAATAGCAGGTGTGCATGAAAAGAAACTAAAgagtaatataaaaaaagaattatatttttatgataatatggagcaaaattataatcaaaatgaagatggttataatgatgatggttataatgatgatggttataatgatgatggttataatgatgatggttataatgatgatgattataatgatgatgatgataatgatgatgataatgataatgatgatgataatgatgatgataatgataatgagGAGGAGGAAAAACATGAATAcgttaaaaaaatttcagctgataaaaataaaaaaagaaataacaATAGGGGTAAAACAAATTATcattatgataattattataacatgAAAGAAAATTTAGATGAATCAGAAAACATGCCAggttattataatataaataaaggaaaacatatattaaataaaggtagcacattaaataatacatttgATACAGACTATAAACATCAAAACAATAGacatatgataaataaaaaaatggcatggaaacaaaaattatttgtatacttaaaaaaaataccaACTCAAGAAAAACAACAACATGTATCCATACCTATTGAATGCTTAattgaattatataatctagaaaattatattaatcaAAATACTTTAAAAACAATTATACAATTTATGAAACCGAAACATTTTGTTTTACTCCCCACATATAATAGTTACTACTCGTTTCATTTAGAAATGTTATTACATTCTAGTATAAGTACATATgattatacaaaaatttATTCTTTCTATATTccaaatttttattatactGATAATCATAACGaagttttttttaaacGTTATTTTTCCTTAAACAACAAATCAATTGATTCAGTTCATATTCCtttaaatatgaattatgaaaatatatatataagaagtatatataatttgatTAGTAGTAAAAATTGTCAGGATGATAAgtttcaaatatataaaattaaagcCACAATATCAGATGTATcagtaaaaaataaaaaggatgTCTACGAAAATTATAGGAG GAGGAAAAGATTTATTAATGAGCACAGCACTTTTTGGAGCGAATACAATGATGTGAATTACATACTAACATTAGGagatgataaaaaatatgaagaagAGAAAGACGACAAGGAAGAAAATATTCctaatgaagaaaaagaaaaagaaaaagaaaaaagtaATGAAAGAAGgtttttaaatttttatattgatgatgataaagaaaatgaagagGATGAATTTGATGAAGATTCTATTGATTTTTCGGATTCATGTTTATCATCAGATAGACAAGAATGTATATTATCAAAAGATAtgaatgaagaaaataataataaaatagagggaaatttatatattggGGATGTAAATATGCAAAACCTATGTACACATATACATTCCGTTTTTAATAGATCATTAAATTTTGTTGATGAAAATCAGATTATAATTAATGGAAATACATGTGTCAAAAAAGAGCTACAGACAAAAGTGCAAAATCAAAACCAAGAAAATTATgaagataaagaaaattttaaaaagcAAGATCATAATAGCAATAGTAATTTTATATGGCGTATTGAAAGTTCCTTAGATCCTACATTTTATTTCGTAcgaaatatattaaaggATATGTACAATAATGTATccatataa
- a CDS encoding hypothetical protein (conserved Plasmodium protein, unknown function), with product MNIVVTNYGILSKNFIRTYLGHKIHTIKGTYKNISIYHVDIKRYCHNKSRSKIKCKNTGVMNKDMNFIICDELKEKYIDNNPMNNVHNNSSYNNFNTFYENGNNKDNFNVSKRCVGKKVIRDTFINKIKEGTLSLLNLEIEELNYEELLKYKNIKNVVGMKNKLTILKYFNSYLLKNNKGKYYILKVLMFCIVKDIHKYKNNELIYILYIYKYHNYLNPFLILHIIDKLCCDNYIYNMNIKEFVFLLDILNVPLVMTNKFIQSIMDYININKNKIEYCKYYFDIAYFLAKNNLYNKYIFDTIAQYYTSHSYNFELSILYMFNSEHKNINRNNNAFPIKGSYNINNNIVDINICEELINNDDYLNVKQKNMLKKVEPDNGCYDNTYDSNNIINFKREIHKHLYILSKYGYKNIQIYNNMFKIIIFSCNHFKPFEVSSIFKSLKNINYFNIVLLEKLTSTLKRNISQYKTSLLLDCLNTLSFFNYKDDNIITTILINLPRNISTYTSNQFLKLVYFMDNFIPFSIYFKIFLNKQICIFSSSFGLCHLISLLKIFTHQNLISNPILYLLKIKISKYNKSLTYNDIKSKHINEKPVETFPSINYTGNIKISYKDIYSIFYHMHLMKIQYIDLAIKCIECIFFMEKNFKNIFSEDIEYITNSCCYFLLLNDNYDDPFLRKFINVHIENFFSFVASNFVKNESLEKANECINGNLEMEKINHNNNNKKKKYKTDNIKMDDIKMDDIKMDDIKMDDIKMDDIKMDDIKMDDIKMDHIKMDHIKMDHIKMDDIKMDDIKMDDIKMDDIHFAHYEKNNGTIHFNNKINYNEQIIDIQNNNNDKKNPYLAFNKRKNVYAIIILTLINELVYQNSIKKISNIIHNFNLEYIKNNIYVFLQYFNNEKNEKEKCDTIYILEKLFPLLYFPNINHVHLKNISRNNFFISTFNLTYVQNGYNNYLKSEHIKKEIISNQYILNEIYKILRGLKQKNYIFKLINKSHTKSFFLYNHYIYVKNIRNGDKIAILFASKNYYYNTIDDANFGLTSKMGKKLFEKNKLTKEAITQIEYFKIYFNKIYLVEFYTWENMINIQEKKDYFVNLFNI from the coding sequence ATGAATATAGTGGTGACAAATTATGGGATATTAAgcaaaaattttattagaACATATTTAGGAcataaaatacatacaaTCAAAGGGACgtacaaaaatatttccatatatcatgtagatataaaaagatattGTCATAACAAAAGTAgaagtaaaataaaatgtaaaaatacTGGTGTGATGAATAAGGATAtgaattttattatatgtgaTGAACtgaaagaaaaatatatagataataatcCTATGAATAatgtacataataatagtagttataataattttaatactttttatgaaaatggaaataataaagataacTTTAATGTATCAAAAAGATGTGTAGGAAAAAAAGTTATAAGAGatacatttataaataagaTCAAGGAAGGCACGTTGTCCCTACTAAATTTAGAAATAGAAGAATTAAATTAtgaagaattattaaaatataagaatataaaaaatgttgtaggaatgaaaaataaattgacaatattaaaatattttaatagctatttattaaaaaataataaaggaaaatattatatattaaaagtgTTGATGTTTTGTATTGTTAAagatatacataaatataaaaacaatgaattaatatacattttatatatatataaatatcataattatttaaatccatttttaatattacatataatagATAAACTATGTTgtgataattatatatataatatgaatataaaagaatttgTCTTTTTATTAGATATTTTAAATGTGCCACTTGTTATGacaaataaatttattcaAAGTATTATggattatataaatatcaataaaaataaaatagaatattgtaaatattattttgacATAGCTTATTTTTTAGCGaaaaataatttgtataataaatatatatttgatacAATCGCTCAATATTATACATCacattcatataattttgagttatccattttatatatgtttaatagtgaacacaaaaatattaataggAATAATAATGCTTTTCCTATTAAAGGGAGTTAcaacataaataataacatcgtagatataaacatatgtgaagaattaataaataatgatgattatttaaatgttaaacaaaaaaatatgttaaaaaaagTCGAACCTGATAATGGTTGTTATGATAATACATatgatagtaataatataataaatttcaAGAGAGAAATACataaacatttatatatattatccaaatatggatataagaatatccaaatatataataacatgtTCAAgatcataattttttcatgtAACCATTTTAAACCTTTTGAAGTTAGTTCAATTTTCAAATCcttgaaaaatataaattattttaacaTTGTTTTATTAGAAAAATTGACTAGTACATTAAAACGAAATATTAGCCAATATAAGACAAGTTTATTATTAGATTGTTTAAACAcattatctttttttaattacaaagatgataatattataactacaatattaattaatttacCCAGGAATATATCAACATATACCTCTAATCAGTTTTTAAAATTAGTATATTTTATGGATAATTTTATACctttttcaatatattttaaaatatttttaaataaacaaatttgtatattttccTCCTCTTTTGGATTATGTCAtcttatttctttattaaaaatatttactcaccaaaatttaatatctaatcctattttatatttgttaaaaataaaaattagtaaatataataaatcattaacatataatgatataaaaagtaaacatataaatgaaaaaccGGTTGAAACCTTCCCTTCAATAAATTACACAGgcaatataaaaataagttataaagatatatattcaatattttatcatatgcatttaatgaaaatacAGTATATAGACTTGGCTATAAAATGTATAgaatgtatattttttatggaaaaaaattttaaaaatatattttctgaggatatagaatatataacaaattcATGTTGTTATTTCTTATTACttaatgataattatgatgatccatttttaagaaaatttataaatgttcatatagaaaattttttttcttttgtcGCTTCaaattttgtaaaaaatgaatCACTGGAAAAAGCAAATGAATGTATAAATGGTAATTTGGaaatggaaaaaataaatcataataataataataagaagaagaaatataaaactGACAATATCAAAATGGACGATATCAAAATGGACGATATCAAAATGGACGATATCAAAATGGACGATATCAAAATGGACGATATCAAAATGGATGATATCAAAATGGATGATATCAAAATGGACCATATCAAAATGGACCATATCAAAATGGACCATATCAAAATGGATGATATCAAAATGGATGATATCAAAATGGATGATATCAAAATGGATGATATACATTTTGCAcattatgaaaaaaacaatggaacaatacattttaataataaaattaattacAATGAACAAATTATAGATATAcaaaacaataataatgataaaaaaaatccATATTTGGcatttaataaaagaaagaaTGTTTATGCAATAATCATATTAACACTTATAAATGAATTAGTATACCAAAattcaataaaaaaaatatccaATATAATACACAACTTTAATTtggaatatataaaaaataatatatatgtcttTTTACAATACtttaataatgaaaaaaatgagaaagaaaaatgtgatactatatatatacttgAGAAATTATTTCCATTACTATATTTCCCTAACATAAATCATGTacatttgaaaaatataagtagaaataatttttttatatctacTTTCAATTTAACATATGTTCAAAAtggatataataattatttgaaaagtgaacatattaaaaaagaaataatatcCAACCAATATATACTcaatgaaatatataaaatattacgaggtttaaaacaaaagaattatatttttaaattgaTAAATAAAAGCCACACAAAatctttctttttatataatcactatatatatgtaaaaaatataaggaATGGAGATAAAATAGCCATCTTATTTGCatcaaaaaattattattataatacgATAGACGATGCTAATTTTGGATTGACTTCTAAAATGgggaaaaaattatttgaaaaGAACAAATTAACAAAAGAAGCTATAACACAAATAGagtattttaaaatatattttaataagatatatttagtagaattttatacatgggaaaatatgataaatatccaggaaaaaaaggattattttgtaaatttgtttaacatatga
- a CDS encoding BRIX domain, putative, giving the protein MVTKIKGKFKKGASNNKEAGIRNKKNKKKNNNRKSDINENEESLIKKTNIMVIKKKGMNSEIKALSRDLVDLFNPYCAVFYIRKLKNLQELNKKLKELSYKYTVCFYIQNNKLLYSITSNYTKLSLTFSIQSYTTSTLIKSLYLKNVYCNFNKLKPLLILKNFNNTSNTEMSNYLIITQNILKNLYPSVNLNEDFMNKPRRVLLYCYNDNDQTIYFRQYATNLKKISFKKILKEAYNEDMSGYNDVFNYLSTKLDGKHFNTDTISQMLEIGPRVSYKIFKITDQDKVIYSVTDKK; this is encoded by the exons atggtgacaaaaataaaagggaaatttaaaaaaggGGCATCAAATAACAAAGAAGCAGgaataagaaataaaaaaaataaaaaaaaaaataataatagaaaaagtgacattaatgaaaatgaagaaaGCTTAATTAAGAAAACTAATATAAtggtaataaaaaaaaaaggaatgAATTCAGAAATTAAAGCATTAAGCAGAGATTTGGTGGATTTGTTTAATCCATATTGTGCAGTTTTCtatataagaaaattaaaaaatttacaagaattaaataagaaattaaaagaattaagTTATAAATACACAGTTTGCTTctatatacaaaataataaattgtTATATAGTATTACTAGtaattatacaaaattaTCTTTAACCTTTTCTATTCAAAGTTATACCACGTCTACTTTAATCAaatctttatatttaaaaaatgtatattgtaattttaataaattaaaacCATTActcattttaaaaaattttaataacaCTTCAAATACAGAAATGTCAAATTATCTTATTATTACACAAAATATTCTTAAAAATCTCTATCCAAGTGTTAATTTGAATGAGGATTTTATGAACAAACCTAGAAGagttttattatattgttaCAATGATAATGATCAAACCATATACTTTCGTCAATATGCAACcaacttaaaaaaaatatcgtttaaaaaaatattgaagGAGGCATATAATGAAGACATGAGTGGATATAATGAtgtatttaattatttatcaACCAAATTGGATGGTAAACATTTCAACACTGATACAATCTCTCAAATGTTAGAAATAGGTCCACGTGTTAGTTACaaaattttcaaaattACAGATCAGGATAaag TGATATACTCCGTAACCGataaaaagtaa